A portion of the Celeribacter baekdonensis genome contains these proteins:
- a CDS encoding aminotransferase family protein translates to MTTEQSNLFYLATQPRPFLDHGEGIYLYDESGKRYIDGSSGAMVSNIGHSNPRVLAKMKAQMDKATFGYRLHFRTHPSEDLATKLAGLMPEGLDRIFFVSGGSEAVETAEKLARQYAVTQGQSSRWKVIARTPAYHGGTLGALALTGGKLFAGPFAPMFQDMPHVKAPTCYLDRDNLSDEDRGIKYAEMLRERIEAEGADTVLAFIMEPVGGASTGALVAPDSYYKRIREICDEYGVILIFDEVMTGAGRTGTFLACEHWGVTPDIIAMSKGLGAGYAPLGAVAARREMVDALMEAGGFLHGFTYAGNPLACAAGLAVLEEMEEQNIVQNCAAMGEVLHARLKTLMDRYPFIGDVRGKGLLQAFELMSDRDTKDPLPKEMNAHSELVELAYARGLILYSRRTRGGTEGDHFLVCPPLIVTEAQIDEIMAILIDSLDTFAANHDLPVVSR, encoded by the coding sequence ATGACCACCGAGCAGTCCAACCTGTTCTACCTCGCCACCCAACCGCGACCGTTTCTGGATCATGGCGAGGGGATTTACCTCTATGACGAAAGCGGCAAGCGCTACATCGACGGCTCATCCGGCGCGATGGTGTCCAACATTGGCCACTCAAACCCACGCGTTTTGGCCAAGATGAAAGCGCAGATGGACAAGGCCACATTCGGCTACCGCCTCCATTTCCGCACCCACCCGTCCGAAGATTTGGCCACAAAACTTGCGGGTTTGATGCCCGAGGGGTTGGACCGGATTTTCTTTGTCTCCGGCGGCTCGGAAGCGGTGGAAACCGCCGAAAAACTCGCCCGCCAATATGCCGTGACCCAGGGCCAAAGCAGCCGTTGGAAAGTCATCGCCCGCACGCCCGCCTACCACGGCGGCACCTTGGGCGCGCTGGCGCTCACCGGGGGCAAACTCTTTGCTGGCCCCTTTGCGCCGATGTTCCAAGACATGCCGCATGTCAAAGCGCCGACCTGTTATTTGGATCGTGACAACCTGAGTGACGAAGACCGCGGGATCAAATACGCCGAAATGCTGCGCGAGCGGATCGAGGCGGAGGGCGCGGACACGGTTTTGGCTTTTATCATGGAGCCCGTGGGCGGCGCGTCAACTGGCGCGCTGGTCGCCCCGGACAGCTATTACAAACGCATCCGCGAGATTTGCGACGAATACGGCGTGATCCTGATCTTTGATGAGGTCATGACCGGCGCGGGTCGCACGGGGACGTTTTTGGCCTGTGAACATTGGGGCGTCACCCCCGACATCATCGCCATGTCCAAAGGCTTGGGCGCCGGCTATGCGCCTTTGGGCGCGGTCGCTGCGCGTCGCGAGATGGTCGATGCTTTGATGGAGGCCGGAGGCTTTTTGCACGGGTTCACCTATGCCGGAAACCCCTTGGCTTGCGCCGCCGGTTTGGCCGTCTTGGAAGAGATGGAAGAACAGAACATCGTTCAAAATTGCGCGGCGATGGGGGAGGTTTTACACGCCCGGCTCAAGACCCTGATGGACCGCTATCCCTTTATTGGTGACGTGCGCGGCAAGGGGTTGTTGCAGGCTTTTGAACTCATGTCGGATCGCGACACCAAAGATCCCCTGCCCAAAGAAATGAACGCCCATTCCGAGCTGGTCGAACTGGCCTACGCACGCGGCCTGATCCTCTATTCGCGCCGGACCCGTGGCGGAACCGAGGGTGATCACTTCCTTGTCTGTCCGCCGCTGATCGTTACGGAGGCGCAGATTGACGAGATCATGGCGATCCTGATCGACAGTTTGGACACCTTTGCCGCCAATCACGACTTGCCGGTGGTGAGCCGATGA
- a CDS encoding amino acid ABC transporter ATP-binding protein, which produces MTEAHKFVDIRHAQKAYGDLEVLKDISLTVDRGEIVAIIGPSGSGKSTLLRAINDLDSLTGGEVWLDGVQINKDLPYRQYEKHINAMRQQVGMVFQHFNLFPHLSVRDNVTMAPKLLKGLSDKEADKLAEEQLNHVGMLERIDYYPSQLSGGQKQRVAIARALAMQPKLMLFDEATSALDPELVEEVNLVMKRLAEEHMTMIIVTHEMDFAASVCDRVIFMDKGVVIEQGPPSVVFQNPTEERTKEFLRKHLAQHHAQNAAEAAALTAAQTNEGAK; this is translated from the coding sequence ATGACCGAAGCTCATAAATTCGTCGACATCCGTCACGCCCAGAAAGCCTATGGCGATCTTGAGGTGCTCAAGGACATTTCCCTCACCGTGGACCGAGGCGAAATCGTTGCCATCATCGGCCCGTCTGGGTCGGGCAAATCCACGCTGTTGCGGGCGATCAATGATCTGGATTCGCTCACCGGCGGCGAGGTCTGGCTTGATGGCGTGCAGATCAACAAAGACCTGCCCTATCGCCAATATGAAAAACACATCAATGCCATGCGCCAACAGGTCGGGATGGTGTTTCAACACTTCAACCTCTTCCCGCATCTCTCGGTGCGCGACAACGTCACCATGGCGCCAAAGCTGCTCAAAGGTCTCTCCGACAAAGAGGCCGACAAGCTGGCCGAAGAACAGCTCAATCACGTCGGCATGTTGGAGCGGATTGATTACTATCCCTCGCAACTTTCCGGCGGTCAAAAACAACGCGTCGCCATCGCCCGCGCCTTGGCGATGCAACCGAAATTGATGCTGTTTGATGAGGCCACATCGGCGCTCGACCCGGAGCTGGTCGAAGAGGTCAATCTGGTGATGAAACGCCTCGCCGAAGAACACATGACGATGATCATCGTGACCCACGAAATGGATTTCGCCGCCTCCGTCTGTGATCGGGTGATCTTTATGGACAAGGGCGTTGTCATTGAACAAGGCCCGCCCAGCGTCGTGTTTCAAAACCCGACAGAAGAACGGACCAAAGAATTTCTGCGCAAACATCTTGCCCAGCATCACGCCCAAAACGCCGCCGAAGCGGCGGCCCTTACTGCCGCACAAACCAACGAAGGTGCAAAATGA
- a CDS encoding amino acid ABC transporter permease: MGLDFSVVPAYLDTILIGVLWTIAITVCAAILSFFGGILFAVIALYAPWFLRLPVRFFAWLFMGTPLLLQLFLIYFGLVELGIDLPAFVAGVIGLGLHFAVYNSELIQTAILAVDKGQMEAARTLGCSRAQALRKVVIPQAVRDVIPPIGNNMIALLKDSALVSVIGVSELTLSSQLAIGRTYRPFEFYAVAAVFYYVVNLGMEAVMRRIERKTSLSR; the protein is encoded by the coding sequence ATGGGTCTTGATTTCTCCGTTGTCCCCGCCTACCTCGACACGATTTTGATCGGTGTTTTGTGGACCATCGCCATTACGGTCTGCGCCGCGATCCTGAGTTTTTTCGGCGGCATCCTCTTTGCCGTGATCGCGCTTTACGCGCCGTGGTTCCTCCGGCTTCCGGTGCGGTTTTTCGCATGGCTCTTTATGGGCACGCCGTTGTTGTTGCAGTTGTTTCTGATCTATTTCGGGCTGGTCGAGCTTGGCATTGATTTGCCTGCTTTTGTCGCCGGTGTGATCGGGCTGGGCCTGCACTTTGCGGTCTATAATTCTGAACTGATCCAAACCGCGATCCTGGCCGTGGACAAAGGTCAGATGGAGGCCGCGCGCACCCTTGGCTGTTCCCGCGCGCAAGCCCTGCGCAAGGTGGTGATCCCCCAAGCTGTGCGTGATGTGATCCCGCCGATTGGCAACAACATGATCGCGCTGCTCAAAGACTCCGCCCTGGTCTCCGTGATCGGCGTATCGGAACTGACGCTTTCGTCACAACTCGCCATTGGCCGCACCTATCGCCCGTTTGAATTCTACGCCGTCGCGGCCGTGTTTTACTACGTCGTCAATCTCGGCATGGAGGCCGTTATGCGCCGCATCGAACGTAAAACCTCCCTCTCTCGCTAA
- a CDS encoding amino acid ABC transporter permease, which yields MDLELILKVYPYFLEAAVVTIELSVLTVLLGLICGALAAAARMSRFRLLRIIGAIYVSVFRGTPALIQLFLLYFGGPQVGIQLDAFEAGVIGLGLNIGAYMAETMRGAIVSVDGGQTEAARTLGLSRAQAFRKVTLPQAMRLMIRPLGVNINAQIKGTALVAAISVVELTYTAQRYIGSTYKPFEMFFLAGVLYIIIISVTGKGISYLDRKVRLP from the coding sequence ATGGACTTAGAGCTTATCCTCAAGGTTTATCCCTATTTTCTCGAAGCTGCGGTGGTGACCATTGAGCTGTCCGTGCTTACGGTCCTGCTTGGGCTGATCTGTGGCGCGCTGGCGGCGGCTGCGCGGATGTCGCGTTTTCGCCTGTTGCGCATCATTGGCGCGATTTATGTCAGCGTCTTTCGCGGCACGCCTGCGCTGATCCAACTGTTTCTCCTCTACTTCGGCGGCCCCCAGGTCGGCATCCAACTCGATGCGTTCGAGGCAGGGGTGATCGGGCTTGGCCTCAACATCGGGGCCTATATGGCGGAAACCATGCGCGGGGCGATTGTGTCTGTCGATGGGGGGCAAACCGAAGCGGCGCGCACCCTGGGCCTGTCGCGCGCTCAGGCGTTTCGTAAGGTGACATTGCCGCAGGCCATGCGCCTGATGATCCGGCCGTTGGGGGTCAACATCAACGCCCAGATCAAAGGCACCGCACTTGTTGCCGCAATCTCTGTGGTCGAACTGACCTACACCGCCCAGCGCTATATCGGCTCAACCTATAAGCCGTTCGAAATGTTCTTTTTGGCGGGCGTGCTCTACATCATCATCATCAGCGTGACCGGCAAAGGCATCTCTTATCTCGACCGAAAGGTGCGCCTGCCATGA
- a CDS encoding transporter substrate-binding domain-containing protein, with product MTKRRTFLKTAVAVSAFALTGLALAAPTAAEELETLKEKGVMRIAMSGAYPPFNFVNDKNEVVGFDPAIGTEIAKRMGLEAEIVTTAWDGIIGGLLANKYDAIVGSMTITDERAEVVDFVGPYYTTGRAIFSKPGSGIETLADLDGKKIGVTLGETHEEWAKDKGYTVRTYKGLPELIMELENGRVDAIVNDSIAAILALQENGYTYTSFDDPDSAPFGAGIAIRQGNPELKTAMQAALDEMMADGTYLAIAEEWIGEDIR from the coding sequence GTAGAACTTTCTTGAAAACTGCTGTCGCTGTTTCGGCCTTCGCGCTGACCGGGCTGGCCCTTGCCGCCCCGACGGCCGCAGAAGAGCTTGAGACCCTCAAAGAAAAGGGCGTGATGCGGATCGCCATGTCCGGTGCCTATCCTCCGTTCAACTTTGTGAACGACAAAAACGAAGTCGTCGGCTTTGATCCGGCCATCGGGACCGAGATCGCCAAACGTATGGGCCTTGAGGCCGAAATCGTCACCACGGCATGGGACGGCATCATCGGCGGGCTTTTGGCCAATAAATATGACGCCATCGTTGGCTCGATGACCATCACCGACGAGCGCGCCGAAGTTGTTGATTTTGTTGGCCCCTATTACACCACAGGCCGCGCTATTTTCTCCAAACCCGGTAGCGGCATCGAAACCCTTGCCGATCTGGACGGCAAAAAAATTGGCGTGACTTTGGGTGAAACCCACGAGGAATGGGCAAAAGACAAAGGCTACACAGTGCGCACCTACAAAGGTCTGCCGGAGCTGATCATGGAGCTCGAAAACGGTCGCGTTGATGCGATCGTCAATGACTCCATCGCCGCGATTTTGGCGCTGCAAGAAAACGGGTACACCTACACAAGCTTTGACGACCCGGACAGCGCCCCCTTTGGCGCGGGGATCGCCATTCGCCAGGGCAACCCAGAGCTGAAGACCGCCATGCAAGCCGCCCTTGATGAAATGATGGCCGATGGCACCTACCTTGCCATTGCCGAAGAGTGGATCGGCGAAGACATCCGCTAA